CAATGCGCTGGGCGCTTCTGTGCCGCTTCTTGATTCGCTTGATCGCCAGAATGCGGTAAAAATAATGGCATATAGCGATCAGTTGCCTGGCATCCAAGTGGAAACTGCGCTTATGAGGTTTACCAAAGAGGGAGAATCGCTTTCGCACGCAGTAGGATTCATGGGACGCATTGATCCAGAATCGTTTAAACGCTTGGAAGCGCACCCTAAGCAGTATCAGCAGAATGATTTTATTGGCAAGACGGGCATAGAACAGTATTATGAAGAGACGCTGCGCGGAATGCCAGGGAGAAGAGTGGTGGAGGTGGATGCGCGGGGGGAGACGAAAGCAACCATCGCGGAAGAATCACCTGTGCACGGTACGGACCTTACCCTCAGTATTTCTGTTTCGCTCCAGGATGCCCTTTTCAACGCGCTTACGCGCGAGGTGCGCGTTTGCAATAGTCCCGGTGGCGCCGCAGTGGCTTTAGATCCCAGAAATGGCGAAATCCTTGCACTGGTAAGCGCCCCATCTTTTAATGCGCATACTTTTGCAGGTGGAGACGCCACCTATACCCGTTCTATTATTGAAGACACGCAATACCCTCTTTTTAACCGGGCCATCGCCGGCCAATATCCCACCGGTTCCATAATTAAACCGATTTTTGCGGCAGCAGCACTCAATGAAGGAATAGTAACTCCTTCTACGGTCATATCTTCCACAGGAGGGTTGAAAGTGGGTGCATGGTTTTTTCCTGACTGGAAGGCGGGCGGCCATGGATTGGTGACCTTGCGGGGCGCATTGGCAGAATCCGTGAACACGTATTTCTATATTATTGGCGGAGGATATGAGGACCAAGAAGGATTAGGGGTCGAACGCATGGCACGGTATGCAGGCGCGTTTGGTTTGGGTGATCAAACGCATCTAGACCTATTCGGCGAGGCCACAGGATTTCTTCCTACACCGCAATGGAAAGAAGATGCCAAAGGAGAGCCATGGTATATTGGCGATACGTACCACTTTGCGATCGGACAAGGGGATGTGCTTGCCACCCCGCTCCAAATGGCGATCATGACTGCGGTATTTGCCAATGGGGGAAACGTGGTAATACCTCATCTTTTACAGAATGGCACCAAATCATATATTAAAGAAAATCTTCTCACGAGCGGAGTATTAAATAATAATGCGATCGATGAAGTGAAGAAAGGCCTTGTGGAAACGGTACGTACAGGGAGCGCTAGGTCACTCGCGGGTTTTCCGGTGCCTATAGCCGGCAAAACAGGAACTGCCCAAATTGGAGGAGATGCGTCTCCTCATGCCTGGTTTACCGCGTATGCGCCAGCAGACGCGCCGGAAATCGTCATAACAGTCATTGTAGAGCAAGGAGGGGAGGGGAGCGCAGCGGCGGTTCCCGTGGCCAGGGACGGCTTTTTGTGGTGGTACCAGCAGAGAAATGATTGATGAGTTTTGATTTATGATTTATGATGATATCTAGACAGGTGAATAAATCGTAGAGCTTAATTAGACAGTAGAAGAATATCTGCGTACACCTGCCCGCCATAGCCTTTCCCCTAGGAATATCGCGCCCATGGTGTTGCATCTGAATATTGAGACTGCATTTGTTGATTATAGACAGGCGTAGGCAGGCGGGTCTGCGTGAATACTTTTCATTGAATTATTCTACGTTCTCATAATATGAAAGGCATTATTACTGCAGGCGGGACAGGGTCGAGGCTTTATCCCCTGACGAAAGTGACAAATAAACATTTGCTGCCGGTCTATGACAGGCCGATGATTTATTTCCCCTTATGCGCTCTGGTGCAGGCGGGGGTAGATGATATTCTTATCGTGTCAGGGACTGCGCATGTCGGTGATATTTCAGAGCTCCTTTCGGACGGAAGCGCATTTTTGGATGATATCCGGAGGCTTGACGGGCCTGATAAGTTCTCTGATGTTAAGTTAAAGCTCTCTTACGCGGTGCAAAAAGAAGCGGGCGGCATTGCCCAGGCATTATCGCTTGCCGAGGATTTTTCTGATCATGAGCTGATTACTGTGATTTTAGGGGATAATATTATAATAGACGATCTTTCCGCGGGAATAGCTGCTTTTTCACGGCAGAAAAAAGGCGCTAAAATTTATTTAAAGGAGGTAGCGCATCCAGAACAATATGGCATTGCGGTGATTGAACAGGAGCGCATCGTCAAGATTGTAGAAAAACCAAAAATGCCGACCTCAAATCTCGCGGTGATCGGCGTATACCTCTATGATGCGCAAGTGTGGGACATCCTGAAAACACTAAAGCCCTCTGGGCGCGGAGAGCTGGAAATTACGGATGTCAATAATGCTTATATTGAGCGGGGCGAAATGGCGTATGAGATATTGCACGGATGGTGGGGGGATGGGGGTGAATCCTTTGATTCGCTTCTTGAAGCAGCACAGCTTATTGCGTCGTCGCGTAATTCACCCCGGCACCATTAATTTTAACGCTTCGGGAACTGACAATTTTATTCGGCGTCGCGATCAAGCAGCTTGATGCGCCTTTCCGCCGAAAAAATTGCAGTTCCCTTGCTGTTTATATGTAGTCAGTGAGCACTCAATTTAGGCGTTTCGTTAGCCAGTTTAGGGTAAATCGTATTTGAAAATTTTATTTTGCGAAGCAAGATAAAGTGTATCTGAAGAAAAGCCAAGAATGTCGGATTCAGGGAGGGGAAAGGGAGTGTGGGGATATGCGTCTATTTCAGGATTTATAGAAATAAATGAGAGGTGAGTGGGGGTGGTATATGCGACATAGCCGATTTCAGGGATAAAAAGCACGGACCGCAAGGTATCTGATATTCGCGTCAAGAGAATGGCACGCTGGGCATTCTTTTTTTTGTCGTAGAGGTAAAGAGATATTTCATGATCATTGGAAAGGATGAGGCTTTCGCTATTTTGCGACCATGCCGCGCGTGTGATGAATGAAAATTCAAGTGGGGGGAGGCTTGTGTCCGTGAGATCAATGAGCACTACACGGGAATTGCGATTATCGAAAAGAGTGAGCGTATTTGTGGGCGAGTGGTTAATAAATTGGGTCTCTGTGGACAACGCGAGGTTTGAGAGGGTGCGGTACACATTAGGATCATCGTTGTCGCGGAGTCGGAGCGCCACACTGCCCGTGGGATCTGTTTCGAGCGTATAAAGTCCATTTTGCATAGGCAATATATCTATGATATTTAGTTTGGCATTTAAATATTGGCTTCCTAAATTCAAGACACGGCTTACGGATGCAGAATCCCACACCCAAGCATCGCGGTCATTCAGATGAGCGACATGAGTTGCGGTGCGCTTTAATGGGAAACTCTTAATATTATCCTTACCTATCAATGAAGAGGTAACTATAGTTAACACGGTTTGACGAGATTGTGTGAGCATCACAAAAGAATTTCCCGTAAGATCTTCTGCGGTGGCGATAAGAGCACCTTTTGTGTCTAGAAATACGCACGTTTCATTATTTGCATTAAAGAGTATAAAAGGATCAGTTGATGAGGAAGAGAGCAATGTCCACGGGGATGAAGGATTATGAAAGAGAACGGAATGATATGTGCAAGAGGAGGGTAATGCGATAGGGGAAGCAAGTGAAAATAGGCGGACCGATGAATATAATTTATTTTCCCAAGGTTCTACTGCGGCAGTGGTTTCCCATGACGTATAACCTTGTTTCTCGATTTTAATATGGTAGGTCGTGGGGGAGAGTTGGGTGATTCGAAAAGGTGTAAGGTTATTTTGTACAATGCCGTTTATGGTTACTGTGGCGCCTTTTGGTTTGGTTGAGATAGTAATGGCGCCTGTACCTTGAATGGTGCCGCGTTTGCGATTATAGCGATATCCAGAAGCATACAGGATGATGAGGGGGGCGGTAATTAAAAAAGCAAGGATGAATAATCCAGCGATAATCCGGCGGGTATTCCGTGTCATATAGCCGCATTATAACATTTATCGTTACTCTCAGCTATATGATAATTGGTACGCGCTCACTGGCCATGACACCCCCACCAAGCCTCCCTTGTGAGGGGGAGAATAACGAGAGGGGGTTTCATTCGTGAATACATATCCCCTCAGTGAGCGCGTACGGTAATTGGCATAGGACATAATAATTGGTACAATATAATTGTAAAGGATTTATAAAATAAGGTATCCATGAATTCATATTGTATCGTATCAGGCTCATCGCATAAGGCATTTGCTTCTGCTCTTTCTCGGCTACTGCGGGCGCCACTATTGACTGCCGATATACATCCCTATAGCGATAGCGAGACTTATGTGAGGATTACTGCATCATCTCAGCAAGTCTATCGTAAACATGCCGTAGTAGTGCAATCGGGGTGCCGTCCTGCATGTGACCATATGGTAGAACTGTTCCTGCTTATTGACGCCCTCACGCGCATGCATCCGCGCAGCATCACCGCCGTAATCCCATTTCTTCCCTTTAGGCGTCAAGAGCACGTCAATGTGAGAGGCGAAGGAGTAGGAGGCGAGTTGTTTGCTAATATATTGAGGGAAGCGGGAGTTACACGGGTGCTCACCAGCGATTTACATCATGAGTCATTCAAACGCTTTTATACAGGCTTGGTGGAGATAAGCGCGCTTCCTCTCTTTATTGCATATTTTCAAAAGATACGCTCTCATGCGGTTATAGTGTCGCCAGACGAAGGAGGGCAGGTAAGAGCGCGGCGTCTTGCGGATGCGCTCCATCTGCCTATGTTTTATATTCCAAAGGAGCGTCCGCAACATGACAAGGTTAGGATGCGCAGGTTCGTTTGCAAGGATTCATATCAAACTGCGATTATTATTGATGACGAAATAAACACCGCAGGCACTATCAGTACCAGTGTTGACGTGCTTTGGCAATGTGGCATACACGATATCAGGGTTGCTGCCACCCATCCGGTGCTGAGCGGTCTAGCCACAGAACGTTTGAAAGATCCAAAGATTAAAGAAGTAGTGTTTGCGGACACCATCCCCATTCCTGCGCAACTAAAGCTAAAAAAGTAC
This genomic stretch from Patescibacteria group bacterium harbors:
- a CDS encoding sugar phosphate nucleotidyltransferase → MKGIITAGGTGSRLYPLTKVTNKHLLPVYDRPMIYFPLCALVQAGVDDILIVSGTAHVGDISELLSDGSAFLDDIRRLDGPDKFSDVKLKLSYAVQKEAGGIAQALSLAEDFSDHELITVILGDNIIIDDLSAGIAAFSRQKKGAKIYLKEVAHPEQYGIAVIEQERIVKIVEKPKMPTSNLAVIGVYLYDAQVWDILKTLKPSGRGELEITDVNNAYIERGEMAYEILHGWWGDGGESFDSLLEAAQLIASSRNSPRHH
- the mrdA gene encoding penicillin-binding protein 2 yields the protein MQPDPLFGPQELSYKGRSSHTQQGYDVDSPLPQESKSALTPPLSRNALRVMTLAMFAIGIVFFFRIIYLEIIKGSEYRAVSEENRLRVEWIPAVRGLIYDRQGNALVSNEPQLSLLLFPKLLPADALKRKEMAALLKRLEPRIDEATTFAITDPSNALGASVPLLDSLDRQNAVKIMAYSDQLPGIQVETALMRFTKEGESLSHAVGFMGRIDPESFKRLEAHPKQYQQNDFIGKTGIEQYYEETLRGMPGRRVVEVDARGETKATIAEESPVHGTDLTLSISVSLQDALFNALTREVRVCNSPGGAAVALDPRNGEILALVSAPSFNAHTFAGGDATYTRSIIEDTQYPLFNRAIAGQYPTGSIIKPIFAAAALNEGIVTPSTVISSTGGLKVGAWFFPDWKAGGHGLVTLRGALAESVNTYFYIIGGGYEDQEGLGVERMARYAGAFGLGDQTHLDLFGEATGFLPTPQWKEDAKGEPWYIGDTYHFAIGQGDVLATPLQMAIMTAVFANGGNVVIPHLLQNGTKSYIKENLLTSGVLNNNAIDEVKKGLVETVRTGSARSLAGFPVPIAGKTGTAQIGGDASPHAWFTAYAPADAPEIVITVIVEQGGEGSAAAVPVARDGFLWWYQQRND
- the prs gene encoding ribose-phosphate diphosphokinase, translating into MNSYCIVSGSSHKAFASALSRLLRAPLLTADIHPYSDSETYVRITASSQQVYRKHAVVVQSGCRPACDHMVELFLLIDALTRMHPRSITAVIPFLPFRRQEHVNVRGEGVGGELFANILREAGVTRVLTSDLHHESFKRFYTGLVEISALPLFIAYFQKIRSHAVIVSPDEGGQVRARRLADALHLPMFYIPKERPQHDKVRMRRFVCKDSYQTAIIIDDEINTAGTISTSVDVLWQCGIHDIRVAATHPVLSGLATERLKDPKIKEVVFADTIPIPAQLKLKKYTVLKLEPLFADILEKL
- a CDS encoding PEGA domain-containing protein, with amino-acid sequence MTRNTRRIIAGLFILAFLITAPLIILYASGYRYNRKRGTIQGTGAITISTKPKGATVTINGIVQNNLTPFRITQLSPTTYHIKIEKQGYTSWETTAAVEPWENKLYSSVRLFSLASPIALPSSCTYHSVLFHNPSSPWTLLSSSSTDPFILFNANNETCVFLDTKGALIATAEDLTGNSFVMLTQSRQTVLTIVTSSLIGKDNIKSFPLKRTATHVAHLNDRDAWVWDSASVSRVLNLGSQYLNAKLNIIDILPMQNGLYTLETDPTGSVALRLRDNDDPNVYRTLSNLALSTETQFINHSPTNTLTLFDNRNSRVVLIDLTDTSLPPLEFSFITRAAWSQNSESLILSNDHEISLYLYDKKKNAQRAILLTRISDTLRSVLFIPEIGYVAYTTPTHLSFISINPEIDAYPHTPFPLPESDILGFSSDTLYLASQNKIFKYDLP